From a region of the Cucumis sativus cultivar 9930 chromosome 6, Cucumber_9930_V3, whole genome shotgun sequence genome:
- the LOC101221706 gene encoding LOW QUALITY PROTEIN: erlin-2-B (The sequence of the model RefSeq protein was modified relative to this genomic sequence to represent the inferred CDS: inserted 1 base in 1 codon), which translates to MDRNQPLQPPSPQPRPPESAGSSSSILLVFASFLAIFSMVLFPSQSNLSNNLSILHQVPEGHVGVYWRGGALLKTITDPGFHLKLPLITQFVAVQVTLQTDQVRDIPCGTXGGVMINFEKIEVVNRLRKEYVYDTLVNYGVNYDNIWIYDKIHHEINQFCSSHSLQQVYIDVFDQIDETMKDALQGDCTRYAPGIEIVSVRVTKPTIPNSIRKNFEDMEVERTKVLIAVESQRVVEKEAETKKKMAISEAEKNANVSRILMEQKLMEKESSRRQQEIDNHIYLAREKSLADANYYRVLKEAEANKLKLTPQFLELKFIEAIADNTKIFFGDKVPNMIFDQRLLGNFLH; encoded by the exons TCCTCATCCATACTCCTAGTTTTCGCCTCCTTCCTGGCCATCTTTTCCATG GTGCTCTTTCCATCTCAATCAAACTTGTCAAATAATCTTTCTATTTTACATCAAGTACCGGAGGGTCACGTGGGGGTATATTGGAGAGGAGGTGCCCTTCTGAAGACAATAACTGATCCAG GTTTCCATCTGAAGTTGCCACTGATAACCCAGTTTGTGGCTGTTCAAGTGACCCTCCAGACCGATCAA GTAAGGGACATTCCATGTGGTA AAGGGGGTGTGATGATCAACTTCGAGAAAATAGAG GTTGTCAATCGCCTCCGCAAAGAATATGTGTATGACACCCTGGTCAACTATGGTGTGAATTATGATAACATATGGatatatgataaaattcaTCATGAGATCAATCAGTTTTGTAGCTCCCACAGTCTTCAACAAGTTTATATTGATGTCTTTGATCAG ATCGATGAAACAATGAAAGATGCCCTCCAAGGTGACTGTACACGTTATGCTCCTGGTATTGAAATAGTCAGTGTTCGTGTAACCAAACCTACCATCCCAAATTCTATCAGAAAGAACTTTGAAGACATGGAAGTGGAACGTACAAAG GTTCTAATTGCCGTAGAGAGCCAAAGGGTAGTAGAGAAAGAAGCAgagaccaaaaaaaaaatggcaattAGCGAAGCCGAGAAGAATGCTAATGTTAGCAGGATCCTCATGGAACAGAAATTGATGGAGAAGGAGAGTTCCAGGAGACAACAAGAAATTGATAACCATATCTATCTTGCTCGTGAAAAGAGTCTCGCGGATGCCAATTATTACCG TGTACTAAAAGAAGCTGAAGCTAACAAGTTGAAGCTTACACCCCAGTTTCTTGAGCTAAAATTTATCGAGGCCATTGCTGATAATACAAAGATTTTCTTCGGGGACAAG gTTCCAAACATGATTTTCGATCAGAGGTTGCTTGGAAACTTCCTGCATTAG